The Saccharopolyspora gloriosae genome window below encodes:
- a CDS encoding TetR/AcrR family transcriptional regulator, translating into MSPRRSAAEARATRARIIHRATEIASEEGLEGVTIGRLAGELEMSKSGVLGHFGTKEALQASTLDDAFANFWRRVVEAAEQHRPGMPRLHALCENSVTFLATLELPGGCLLTAASSEFDGRPGLVRDAVAQRWSWWRGRLRDELAAAADHGELPAHVDVDQAVFEIIAVGLALNQALQLDHDPRAVDRAHRAIHRILEAAPEQARAPQTARDE; encoded by the coding sequence ATGTCACCTCGACGCTCCGCCGCCGAAGCGCGCGCCACGCGAGCGCGGATCATCCACCGCGCCACCGAGATCGCCTCCGAGGAAGGACTCGAAGGCGTCACCATCGGCCGCCTGGCGGGCGAGCTGGAGATGAGCAAGTCCGGCGTGCTCGGGCACTTCGGAACCAAGGAAGCGCTCCAGGCCTCGACCCTGGACGACGCCTTCGCGAACTTCTGGCGCCGCGTCGTGGAAGCCGCCGAACAGCACCGGCCGGGCATGCCGCGGCTGCACGCGCTCTGCGAGAACTCGGTGACCTTCCTGGCCACCTTGGAACTGCCCGGCGGATGCCTGCTCACGGCGGCGTCGAGCGAATTCGACGGCCGCCCCGGCCTGGTGCGCGACGCCGTCGCCCAACGGTGGTCGTGGTGGCGCGGCCGGCTGCGCGACGAGCTCGCCGCGGCGGCGGACCACGGCGAACTGCCCGCGCACGTCGACGTCGACCAGGCCGTCTTCGAGATCATCGCGGTCGGCCTGGCCCTGAACCAAGCCCTGCAGCTCGACCACGACCCCCGGGCCGTCGACCGCGCGCACCGCGCCATCCACCGCATCCTCGAAGCAGCACCTGAGCAGGCACGCGCACCCCAGACCGCCCGAGATGAGTGA
- a CDS encoding Scr1 family TA system antitoxin-like transcriptional regulator — protein sequence MPTGRQTVERRQLGLTLRRLRREAGLSQQEAARAINRHYTRISHLESAKASLSVDELGLLLDRYGVADADRETVLALGAVARKRQRGKGYTDQLPKSFERLADLQADAATIGFYDTGIVPGLAQSQDYVVALMRVGDGIWWEPSEAEIERRIEFRLQQQRRVLEAEEPKQIDFVLTESALEETVGSPAIMRGQLLHLLQLGERPSVTVRVLSRATTSKFLLGGGLITLDFAGNAPRIACATSHGPCTYHDQEVETAPMFRAWESVRELALDPEPARDLLIEKLKDLK from the coding sequence GTGCCCACAGGCCGCCAAACCGTCGAGCGCCGCCAGCTGGGGCTCACGCTCCGCCGACTACGGCGCGAAGCAGGGCTGTCCCAACAAGAGGCGGCTCGCGCGATCAACCGGCACTACACCCGGATCAGCCACCTCGAATCGGCGAAGGCCTCGCTGAGCGTCGACGAGCTCGGATTGCTGCTCGACCGCTACGGAGTTGCCGACGCGGACCGGGAAACCGTGCTCGCGTTGGGTGCGGTGGCCCGGAAGCGGCAGCGCGGGAAGGGGTACACCGATCAGCTGCCCAAGTCGTTCGAGCGGCTGGCCGACCTGCAAGCCGATGCCGCCACGATCGGCTTCTACGACACCGGAATCGTCCCGGGACTCGCGCAGTCGCAGGACTACGTCGTCGCGTTGATGCGCGTAGGGGACGGAATCTGGTGGGAGCCCTCCGAAGCGGAGATCGAGCGTCGGATCGAGTTCCGGCTTCAGCAGCAACGTCGGGTGTTGGAGGCCGAGGAACCGAAGCAGATCGACTTCGTGCTGACCGAATCGGCCCTGGAGGAAACGGTCGGGAGCCCGGCGATCATGCGCGGTCAGCTCCTCCACCTGCTCCAGCTAGGTGAACGTCCGTCGGTGACCGTTCGGGTTCTGAGCCGGGCGACCACATCCAAGTTCCTCCTTGGAGGAGGCCTCATCACGTTGGATTTCGCCGGGAACGCGCCTCGCATCGCTTGCGCCACTTCCCACGGTCCCTGTACTTACCACGATCAAGAGGTGGAAACTGCGCCCATGTTTCGGGCATGGGAGAGCGTTCGAGAGCTTGCCCTTGATCCGGAACCGGCTCGTGACTTGCTCATCGAGAAGCTGAAGGATCTGAAGTGA
- a CDS encoding MBL fold metallo-hydrolase — MRIRRLAWAGLEIEADGTTVVVDLVQHPNELFGIRDPRVELPVPADGSVDAALVTHLHPDHAGVPALERALKPGAPVFRPAAFDDVLTGPVERELAASGLAADVVGEWERRELGPFRITAVPAVDGLGSPQVSWVVEAGGKRVLHGGDTLFHGAWWAIARRCGPFDAVFLPINGPVVDDPALQPPSPFPAALTPRQAAVAASILGARTAVPIHHDDEYLIKPAGYAAEVDAPVAEFRRHAAELARVMDVGEWQDFESELAA, encoded by the coding sequence ATGCGCATCCGGCGTTTGGCCTGGGCAGGCCTGGAAATCGAAGCGGACGGCACGACCGTCGTGGTGGACCTGGTCCAGCACCCGAACGAGCTGTTCGGGATCCGCGATCCGCGGGTGGAGCTGCCCGTCCCCGCCGACGGGTCGGTCGACGCGGCGCTGGTGACGCACCTGCACCCCGACCACGCCGGGGTGCCCGCGCTCGAACGAGCGCTGAAGCCCGGCGCGCCGGTGTTCCGGCCGGCGGCGTTCGACGACGTGCTCACCGGGCCGGTCGAGCGGGAACTGGCGGCGAGCGGACTGGCCGCCGACGTGGTGGGCGAGTGGGAGCGCCGCGAGCTCGGCCCGTTCCGGATCACCGCCGTGCCCGCCGTCGACGGGCTGGGTTCCCCGCAGGTGAGCTGGGTCGTTGAGGCGGGCGGCAAGCGCGTCCTGCACGGCGGGGACACCTTGTTCCACGGCGCCTGGTGGGCCATCGCGCGGCGTTGCGGCCCGTTCGACGCGGTGTTCCTGCCGATCAACGGGCCGGTGGTGGACGATCCCGCCCTCCAGCCGCCGAGTCCGTTCCCGGCGGCGCTGACCCCGCGGCAGGCGGCGGTGGCGGCGAGCATCCTCGGCGCTCGAACGGCGGTGCCGATCCACCACGACGACGAATACCTGATCAAGCCCGCCGGTTACGCCGCCGAAGTGGACGCCCCGGTCGCCGAATTCCGCCGACATGCGGCAGAACTCGCGCGTGTCATGGATGTGGGGGAGTGGCAGGACTTCGAGTCCGAACTCGCCGCCTGA
- a CDS encoding AbrB/MazE/SpoVT family DNA-binding domain-containing protein, giving the protein MDSTEYEGSAEATVTAQGRSAIPKEVRQAAGREPGTKAYITAKGTGGRIVLETRAQKIQRLRTTLTKQLGADSPSLADELAADRSRDARRESGAT; this is encoded by the coding sequence ATGGATTCAACCGAGTACGAGGGATCAGCCGAAGCCACTGTCACTGCGCAAGGGCGGTCGGCCATCCCGAAGGAAGTCCGCCAAGCTGCCGGGCGCGAACCGGGAACGAAGGCCTACATCACCGCGAAGGGCACCGGTGGTCGGATCGTCTTGGAGACTCGCGCTCAGAAGATTCAGCGTTTGCGGACAACGCTAACCAAGCAACTCGGCGCCGACAGTCCCTCGCTCGCCGATGAGCTGGCCGCCGATCGCAGCCGGGACGCCCGACGCGAATCGGGTGCGACGTGA
- a CDS encoding DUF397 domain-containing protein: MNDYDTGWFKSSHSAASSNACVEVRLTERAVSVRDSKDPHGGELSVGHRAWAEFLRWMA, translated from the coding sequence ATGAACGACTACGACACGGGTTGGTTCAAGAGCAGCCACAGTGCGGCCTCGTCCAATGCTTGCGTCGAGGTCCGGTTGACCGAGCGGGCGGTCTCGGTGCGGGATTCGAAGGACCCGCACGGCGGCGAGTTATCGGTGGGGCACCGCGCATGGGCGGAGTTCCTCCGCTGGATGGCGTGA
- a CDS encoding DUF397 domain-containing protein: protein MRYDTGWFKSSRSSTSSNACVEVRLTERVVSVRDSKDPQGGELSVGHVAWAAFLSTLN from the coding sequence ATGCGCTACGACACCGGATGGTTCAAGAGCAGCCGCAGTTCGACCTCGTCCAACGCTTGCGTCGAGGTGCGGCTGACTGAGCGGGTGGTTTCAGTGCGGGATTCGAAAGATCCGCAGGGTGGCGAGTTATCGGTGGGGCACGTCGCGTGGGCGGCGTTCCTGTCGACGCTGAACTAG
- a CDS encoding MFS transporter yields the protein MTDQDARSAASAAPGTRADESSALARAEVLVNEGAAETMAPSRSRALAGGGFLLAGVALAAANMRPAVTSLASILGEVRDSLGATSTWASIVTSVPTLCFGVAGIGAPLLARRWGMNRVVGGSLALLTAAMITRVLGGPWTLLAGTVLVCAAIAMCNVLIPVVVKESFPGRVGLATGLYTTAMAAGGATGSAITPWLNSATGNWRWSLATWMVVALAALCVWIPGTRKRPTTKAVTEVKGERRSLMRNPLAWLITFYFAMQSTIAYVVMGWLPEVFKGAGMDATSAGALLGVLLLIGVPINMVLPPLVTRTRGQSGWALLMGALMFAGLLGLLLAPLAAPVLWAVLIGIGMSAFPLALVMISLRTRNAADTGQLSAMAQSIGYLIAASGPFLFGMLHDVTATWTVSLIAALVIVVAQTIVGMLAGRPRVI from the coding sequence GTGACCGACCAGGATGCCAGGTCAGCGGCTTCGGCCGCGCCCGGCACCCGGGCCGACGAATCCTCCGCGCTGGCCAGAGCCGAAGTTCTCGTCAACGAAGGCGCAGCGGAGACGATGGCGCCGTCCCGCTCCCGCGCGCTGGCAGGCGGCGGATTCCTGCTGGCGGGCGTCGCGCTGGCCGCCGCGAACATGCGCCCCGCCGTCACCAGCCTCGCCTCGATCCTCGGCGAAGTGCGCGATTCGCTCGGCGCGACCAGCACCTGGGCCAGCATCGTGACCTCGGTGCCGACGCTGTGCTTCGGCGTCGCCGGCATCGGCGCGCCGCTGCTGGCTCGCCGGTGGGGGATGAACCGCGTCGTCGGCGGCTCGCTCGCGCTGCTGACCGCCGCGATGATCACCCGCGTCCTCGGCGGCCCGTGGACGCTGCTGGCGGGCACCGTGCTGGTGTGCGCGGCGATCGCCATGTGCAACGTGCTGATCCCGGTGGTGGTCAAGGAGTCCTTCCCCGGCCGCGTCGGCCTGGCCACCGGTCTCTACACGACGGCGATGGCCGCCGGCGGTGCCACCGGTTCGGCGATCACGCCGTGGCTGAACTCGGCGACCGGCAACTGGCGGTGGTCGCTGGCGACGTGGATGGTCGTCGCGCTCGCCGCGCTGTGCGTCTGGATCCCCGGCACCCGCAAGAGGCCCACCACGAAGGCCGTCACCGAGGTCAAGGGCGAGCGGCGGTCGCTGATGCGCAACCCGCTGGCCTGGCTGATCACGTTCTACTTCGCGATGCAGTCCACCATCGCCTACGTGGTGATGGGCTGGCTGCCGGAGGTGTTCAAGGGCGCGGGCATGGACGCCACCTCGGCCGGGGCGCTGCTGGGAGTGCTGCTGCTGATCGGCGTGCCGATCAACATGGTGCTGCCGCCGCTGGTGACGCGGACCCGCGGCCAGTCCGGCTGGGCGCTGCTGATGGGCGCGCTCATGTTCGCCGGCTTGCTGGGGCTGCTGCTCGCGCCGCTGGCCGCGCCGGTGCTGTGGGCGGTGCTGATCGGCATCGGCATGAGCGCGTTCCCGCTGGCGCTGGTGATGATCTCGCTGCGCACCCGCAACGCCGCCGACACCGGGCAGCTCTCCGCGATGGCGCAGAGCATCGGCTACCTGATCGCCGCGTCGGGCCCGTTCCTGTTCGGGATGCTGCACGACGTGACGGCGACCTGGACGGTCTCGCTGATCGCGGCGCTGGTCATCGTGGTGGCGCAGACGATCGTCGGCATGCTCGCCGGACGCCCCCGCGTGATCTGA
- a CDS encoding metallophosphoesterase family protein has product MRLLLLADTHLPKRAKALPEQVWQEVARADVVFHAGDWVEPPLLDELESRSARLIGVWGNNDGEQLRRRLPEIARVELDGVGFAMIHETGAAQGRERRCDKDFPDADVLVFGHSHIPWDTVTPNGLRLLNPGSPTDRRRQPHCTYQTAELIDGELTGVTLHRLPPRA; this is encoded by the coding sequence ATGCGCCTGCTGCTGCTCGCCGACACGCACCTGCCCAAGCGCGCCAAGGCGCTGCCCGAGCAGGTGTGGCAGGAGGTCGCGCGGGCGGACGTCGTGTTCCACGCCGGAGATTGGGTGGAGCCGCCGCTGCTGGACGAACTCGAATCCCGCAGCGCGCGGCTCATCGGCGTGTGGGGCAACAACGACGGCGAACAGCTGCGGCGCCGGTTGCCGGAGATCGCGCGCGTGGAGCTCGATGGCGTCGGTTTCGCGATGATCCACGAAACCGGCGCCGCCCAAGGCCGGGAACGCCGCTGCGACAAGGACTTCCCCGACGCGGACGTGCTCGTCTTCGGCCACAGCCACATCCCGTGGGACACGGTCACGCCGAACGGCCTGCGCCTGCTCAACCCCGGCTCCCCCACCGACCGCAGACGCCAACCCCACTGCACGTACCAGACGGCGGAGCTCATTGACGGCGAACTGACAGGGGTCACCCTGCACCGCCTACCGCCGCGCGCCTGA